From Homo sapiens chromosome 6, GRCh38.p14 Primary Assembly, the proteins below share one genomic window:
- the ARMC12 gene encoding armadillo repeat-containing protein 12 isoform X3: MRTSALKPELGWGGCLGLAVERERHGRDSGELRRLLNSLECKQDEYAKSMILHSITRCVYLLEAEASACTTDDIVLLGYMLDDKDNSVKTQALNTLKAFSGIRKFRLKIQEHSIKVLELISTIWDTELHIAGLRLLNNLPLPDYVHPQLRRVMPALMEILQSDYILAQVQAVRLLSYLAQKNDLLYDILNCQVHSNFLNLFQPTQSGSLLYEVLVFAERLSEGRNAPHYHVVKWHYNEQSLHESLFGEESRLADRLLALVIHPEEDVQIQACKVIVSLQYPQDLRARPSSCQPSRSYFKNTE; the protein is encoded by the exons CCTGAACTGGGCTGGGGTGGCTGTCTAGGCCTGGCAGTCGAGCGAGAGCGGCACGGGCGGGACTCAGGTGAGCTCCGGAGGCTCCTCAACTCTTTGGAGTGCAAACAGGATGAGTATGCCAAGAGCATGATCCTGCACAGTATCACTCGCTGTGTGTActtgctggaggctgag GCCTCTGCTTGTACTACGGATGACATCGTGTTGCTGGGCTACATGCTGGATGACAAGGACAACAGTGTCAAAACCCAAGCTCTGAATACACTTAAAGCTTTCTCTGGCATCAGAAAATTCAGGCTCAAAATCCAG GAACACTCCATCAAAGTACTCGAACTGATCTCCACCATCTGGGACACGGAACTGCACATTGCGGGCCTCAGACTCCTCAACAACCTTCCACTGCCCGACTATGTGCATCCACAGCTGCGACGGGTGATGCCTGCCTTGATGGAGATCCTGCAGTCAGACTACATCCTGGCACAG GTGCAAGCCGTACGACTGCTGAGCTACCTGGCACAGAAGAATGACCTTCTCTATGACATTCTCAACTGCCAG GTTCACTCCAACTTCCTAAACCTGTTCCAGCCCACACAGTCAGGGAGTCTCCTGTATGAGGTACTGGTGTTTGCTGAGCGGCTGAGTGAGGGCCGGAACGCACCCCACTACCACGTGGTGAAATGGCATTACAACGAACAGTCCCTGCATGAATCCCTCTTTGGGGAAGAGTCCCGACTGGCAGACCGACTACTTGCCCTGGTCATCCACCCTGAGGAAGATGTTCAGATCCAGGCCTGCAAGGTCATTGTCAGCCTGCAGTATCCCCAGGACTTGAGAGCCCGGCCCTCCTCCTGCCAGCCCAGTCGTTCCTACTTTAAAAACACGGAATAA
- the ARMC12 gene encoding armadillo repeat-containing protein 12 isoform b (isoform b is encoded by transcript variant 2) encodes MGKSIPQYLGQLDIRKSVVSLATGAGAIYLLYKAIKAGIKCKPPLCSNSPICIARLAVERERHGRDSGELRRLLNSLECKQDEYAKSMILHSITRCVYLLEAEASACTTDDIVLLGYMLDDKDNSVKTQALNTLKAFSGIRKFRLKIQEHSIKVLELISTIWDTELHIAGLRLLNNLPLPDYVHPQLRRVMPALMEILQSDYILAQVQAVRLLSYLAQKNDLLYDILNCQVHSNFLNLFQPTQSGSLLYEVLVFAERLSEGRNAPHYHVVKWHYNEQSLHESLFGEESRLADRLLALVIHPEEDVQIQACKVIVSLQYPQDLRARPSSCQPSRSYFKNTE; translated from the exons ATGGGCAAGAGCATCCCCCAATACCTGGGGCAACTGGACATCCGCAAAAGCGTAGTCAGCCTGGCCACAGGCGCCGGGGCGATCTACCTGCTCTACAAGGCCATCAAGGCTGGCATAAAATGCAAACCACCCCTCTGTAGCAACTCACCCATCTGCATCGCCC GCCTGGCAGTCGAGCGAGAGCGGCACGGGCGGGACTCAGGTGAGCTCCGGAGGCTCCTCAACTCTTTGGAGTGCAAACAGGATGAGTATGCCAAGAGCATGATCCTGCACAGTATCACTCGCTGTGTGTActtgctggaggctgag GCCTCTGCTTGTACTACGGATGACATCGTGTTGCTGGGCTACATGCTGGATGACAAGGACAACAGTGTCAAAACCCAAGCTCTGAATACACTTAAAGCTTTCTCTGGCATCAGAAAATTCAGGCTCAAAATCCAG GAACACTCCATCAAAGTACTCGAACTGATCTCCACCATCTGGGACACGGAACTGCACATTGCGGGCCTCAGACTCCTCAACAACCTTCCACTGCCCGACTATGTGCATCCACAGCTGCGACGGGTGATGCCTGCCTTGATGGAGATCCTGCAGTCAGACTACATCCTGGCACAG GTGCAAGCCGTACGACTGCTGAGCTACCTGGCACAGAAGAATGACCTTCTCTATGACATTCTCAACTGCCAG GTTCACTCCAACTTCCTAAACCTGTTCCAGCCCACACAGTCAGGGAGTCTCCTGTATGAGGTACTGGTGTTTGCTGAGCGGCTGAGTGAGGGCCGGAACGCACCCCACTACCACGTGGTGAAATGGCATTACAACGAACAGTCCCTGCATGAATCCCTCTTTGGGGAAGAGTCCCGACTGGCAGACCGACTACTTGCCCTGGTCATCCACCCTGAGGAAGATGTTCAGATCCAGGCCTGCAAGGTCATTGTCAGCCTGCAGTATCCCCAGGACTTGAGAGCCCGGCCCTCCTCCTGCCAGCCCAGTCGTTCCTACTTTAAAAACACGGAATAA
- the ARMC12 gene encoding armadillo repeat-containing protein 12 isoform X1, which yields MGKSIPQYLGQLDIRKSVVSLATGAGAIYLLYKAIKAGIKCKPPLCSNSPICIARECPGPGERALPQEAPAPEASAVGGPKGLAVERERHGRDSGELRRLLNSLECKQDEYAKSMILHSITRCVYLLEAEASACTTDDIVLLGYMLDDKDNSVKTQALNTLKAFSGIRKFRLKIQEHSIKVLELISTIWDTELHIAGLRLLNNLPLPDYVHPQLRRVMPALMEILQSDYILAQVQAVRLLSYLAQKNDLLYDILNCQVHSNFLNLFQPTQSGSLLYEVLVFAERLSEGRNAPHYHVVKWHYNEQSLHESLFGEESRLADRLLALVIHPEEDVQIQACKVIVSLQYPQDLRARPSSCQPSRSYFKNTE from the exons ATGGGCAAGAGCATCCCCCAATACCTGGGGCAACTGGACATCCGCAAAAGCGTAGTCAGCCTGGCCACAGGCGCCGGGGCGATCTACCTGCTCTACAAGGCCATCAAGGCTGGCATAAAATGCAAACCACCCCTCTGTAGCAACTCACCCATCTGCATCGCCCGTGAGTGTCCGGGCCCTGGGGAGAGGGCTCTGCCCCAGGAGGCACCTGCTCCCGAGGCCTCTGCTGTGGGAGGGCCCAAAG GCCTGGCAGTCGAGCGAGAGCGGCACGGGCGGGACTCAGGTGAGCTCCGGAGGCTCCTCAACTCTTTGGAGTGCAAACAGGATGAGTATGCCAAGAGCATGATCCTGCACAGTATCACTCGCTGTGTGTActtgctggaggctgag GCCTCTGCTTGTACTACGGATGACATCGTGTTGCTGGGCTACATGCTGGATGACAAGGACAACAGTGTCAAAACCCAAGCTCTGAATACACTTAAAGCTTTCTCTGGCATCAGAAAATTCAGGCTCAAAATCCAG GAACACTCCATCAAAGTACTCGAACTGATCTCCACCATCTGGGACACGGAACTGCACATTGCGGGCCTCAGACTCCTCAACAACCTTCCACTGCCCGACTATGTGCATCCACAGCTGCGACGGGTGATGCCTGCCTTGATGGAGATCCTGCAGTCAGACTACATCCTGGCACAG GTGCAAGCCGTACGACTGCTGAGCTACCTGGCACAGAAGAATGACCTTCTCTATGACATTCTCAACTGCCAG GTTCACTCCAACTTCCTAAACCTGTTCCAGCCCACACAGTCAGGGAGTCTCCTGTATGAGGTACTGGTGTTTGCTGAGCGGCTGAGTGAGGGCCGGAACGCACCCCACTACCACGTGGTGAAATGGCATTACAACGAACAGTCCCTGCATGAATCCCTCTTTGGGGAAGAGTCCCGACTGGCAGACCGACTACTTGCCCTGGTCATCCACCCTGAGGAAGATGTTCAGATCCAGGCCTGCAAGGTCATTGTCAGCCTGCAGTATCCCCAGGACTTGAGAGCCCGGCCCTCCTCCTGCCAGCCCAGTCGTTCCTACTTTAAAAACACGGAATAA
- the ARMC12 gene encoding armadillo repeat-containing protein 12 isoform X4: protein MILHSITRCVYLLEAEASACTTDDIVLLGYMLDDKDNSVKTQALNTLKAFSGIRKFRLKIQEHSIKVLELISTIWDTELHIAGLRLLNNLPLPDYVHPQLRRVMPALMEILQSDYILAQVQAVRLLSYLAQKNDLLYDILNCQVHSNFLNLFQPTQSGSLLYEVLVFAERLSEGRNAPHYHVVKWHYNEQSLHESLFGEESRLADRLLALVIHPEEDVQIQACKVIVSLQYPQDLRARPSSCQPSRSYFKNTE from the exons ATGATCCTGCACAGTATCACTCGCTGTGTGTActtgctggaggctgag GCCTCTGCTTGTACTACGGATGACATCGTGTTGCTGGGCTACATGCTGGATGACAAGGACAACAGTGTCAAAACCCAAGCTCTGAATACACTTAAAGCTTTCTCTGGCATCAGAAAATTCAGGCTCAAAATCCAG GAACACTCCATCAAAGTACTCGAACTGATCTCCACCATCTGGGACACGGAACTGCACATTGCGGGCCTCAGACTCCTCAACAACCTTCCACTGCCCGACTATGTGCATCCACAGCTGCGACGGGTGATGCCTGCCTTGATGGAGATCCTGCAGTCAGACTACATCCTGGCACAG GTGCAAGCCGTACGACTGCTGAGCTACCTGGCACAGAAGAATGACCTTCTCTATGACATTCTCAACTGCCAG GTTCACTCCAACTTCCTAAACCTGTTCCAGCCCACACAGTCAGGGAGTCTCCTGTATGAGGTACTGGTGTTTGCTGAGCGGCTGAGTGAGGGCCGGAACGCACCCCACTACCACGTGGTGAAATGGCATTACAACGAACAGTCCCTGCATGAATCCCTCTTTGGGGAAGAGTCCCGACTGGCAGACCGACTACTTGCCCTGGTCATCCACCCTGAGGAAGATGTTCAGATCCAGGCCTGCAAGGTCATTGTCAGCCTGCAGTATCCCCAGGACTTGAGAGCCCGGCCCTCCTCCTGCCAGCCCAGTCGTTCCTACTTTAAAAACACGGAATAA
- the ARMC12 gene encoding armadillo repeat-containing protein 12 isoform c (isoform c is encoded by transcript variant 3), with translation MGKSIPQYLGQLDIRKSVVSLATGAGAIYLLYKAIKAGIKCKPPLCSNSPICIARLAVERERHGRDSGELRRLLNSLECKQDEYAKSMILHSITRCVYLLEAEASACTTDDIVLLGYMLDDKDNSVKTQALNTLKAFSGIRKFRLKIQEHSIKVLELISTIWDTELHIAGLRLLNNLPLPDYVHPQLRRVMPALMEILQSDYILAQVQAVRLLSYLAQKNDLLYDILNCQPTQSGSLLYEVLVFAERLSEGRNAPHYHVVKWHYNEQSLHESLFGEESRLADRLLALVIHPEEDVQIQACKVIVSLQYPQDLRARPSSCQPSRSYFKNTE, from the exons ATGGGCAAGAGCATCCCCCAATACCTGGGGCAACTGGACATCCGCAAAAGCGTAGTCAGCCTGGCCACAGGCGCCGGGGCGATCTACCTGCTCTACAAGGCCATCAAGGCTGGCATAAAATGCAAACCACCCCTCTGTAGCAACTCACCCATCTGCATCGCCC GCCTGGCAGTCGAGCGAGAGCGGCACGGGCGGGACTCAGGTGAGCTCCGGAGGCTCCTCAACTCTTTGGAGTGCAAACAGGATGAGTATGCCAAGAGCATGATCCTGCACAGTATCACTCGCTGTGTGTActtgctggaggctgag GCCTCTGCTTGTACTACGGATGACATCGTGTTGCTGGGCTACATGCTGGATGACAAGGACAACAGTGTCAAAACCCAAGCTCTGAATACACTTAAAGCTTTCTCTGGCATCAGAAAATTCAGGCTCAAAATCCAG GAACACTCCATCAAAGTACTCGAACTGATCTCCACCATCTGGGACACGGAACTGCACATTGCGGGCCTCAGACTCCTCAACAACCTTCCACTGCCCGACTATGTGCATCCACAGCTGCGACGGGTGATGCCTGCCTTGATGGAGATCCTGCAGTCAGACTACATCCTGGCACAG GTGCAAGCCGTACGACTGCTGAGCTACCTGGCACAGAAGAATGACCTTCTCTATGACATTCTCAACTGCCAG CCCACACAGTCAGGGAGTCTCCTGTATGAGGTACTGGTGTTTGCTGAGCGGCTGAGTGAGGGCCGGAACGCACCCCACTACCACGTGGTGAAATGGCATTACAACGAACAGTCCCTGCATGAATCCCTCTTTGGGGAAGAGTCCCGACTGGCAGACCGACTACTTGCCCTGGTCATCCACCCTGAGGAAGATGTTCAGATCCAGGCCTGCAAGGTCATTGTCAGCCTGCAGTATCCCCAGGACTTGAGAGCCCGGCCCTCCTCCTGCCAGCCCAGTCGTTCCTACTTTAAAAACACGGAATAA